The following are encoded in a window of Candidatus Moraniibacteriota bacterium genomic DNA:
- the rpsT gene encoding 30S ribosomal protein S20 translates to MPIKQSAKKYVRVTDAKTEKNKKIVGIFRNALKKTREAVTGQNLEEAKEWLKKAIKGIDKAVAKKVLKKNTAARKKSRINATVKKAVLSEKK, encoded by the coding sequence ATGCCTATAAAGCAATCTGCTAAGAAATATGTTCGTGTAACCGATGCAAAGACGGAAAAGAATAAGAAAATTGTTGGTATATTTCGAAACGCTCTCAAAAAGACTCGAGAAGCTGTAACGGGTCAAAATCTTGAAGAAGCAAAAGAATGGCTTAAAAAGGCTATAAAAGGGATAGATAAGGCTGTAGCAAAAAAGGTATTAAAGAAAAATACCGCTGCTCGAAAGAAATCTCGTATAAATGCTACCGTAAAAAAAGCTGTTTTATCAGAAAAAAAATAG
- the ruvA gene encoding Holliday junction branch migration protein RuvA — protein sequence MNIFSIGLVFWQERGKSDSMRKDLLIKSVSMIATLHGRVESIRGESVIISIGGIGYRVFVTQYALGKISMVETVFLYIYTHVREDILALYGFLDEEELTMFEFLIGVSGVGPKAALSILSVADPATLQSAVINEDVSILTRVSGIGKKIAGRIVLDLKSKVEKMGFSGEKRTSQDTDAIDALMAMGYSVSDARDVLKDIPKEITDVGDRVKRALRNLGNRNS from the coding sequence ATGAATATTTTTAGCATAGGATTAGTTTTTTGGCAAGAGAGAGGAAAAAGTGATAGTATGAGAAAAGATTTATTGATAAAAAGCGTTTCTATGATAGCTACATTGCATGGGCGAGTGGAAAGTATTCGAGGGGAGTCGGTTATTATATCCATAGGAGGTATTGGATATCGTGTTTTTGTTACTCAGTATGCTTTGGGAAAAATTTCTATGGTAGAAACAGTTTTTCTTTATATTTATACACATGTTCGAGAAGATATATTGGCGCTTTATGGTTTTTTGGATGAAGAAGAGCTTACAATGTTTGAATTTCTTATAGGTGTTTCTGGAGTAGGACCGAAAGCGGCTCTTTCAATTTTGTCCGTTGCGGATCCAGCAACATTACAAAGTGCTGTAATTAATGAAGATGTTTCTATTCTTACTCGAGTTTCAGGTATTGGGAAAAAAATTGCAGGAAGAATTGTCTTGGACTTGAAGAGTAAGGTTGAAAAAATGGGGTTTTCAGGTGAAAAAAGAACGTCACAAGATACGGATGCTATTGACGCGCTTATGGCAATGGGATATTCCGTTAGTGATGCTCGTGATGTTCTTAAGGATATTCCCAAAGAAATAACTGATGTTGGAGATCGGGTGAAGAGAGCGCTTAGAAATCTCGGGAATCGTAATTCATAA
- a CDS encoding peptidoglycan bridge formation glycyltransferase FemA/FemB family protein, with translation MNVDTQVSNKNIEQKFLQSFEWEQFQQLLGNETFRIKENLFIVQKLPLVGKYAYSPRGPIFEKEYIPTLLVEIKRKGFGWIRIEPEDENTRRLFEKTLPKNIKMYAASKNVQPKEILVMNISKTEEMLLSEMKSKTRYNIRLAQKKGVQIIVSNEKKYQDRFIELVYITAKRAGIRPHTKEHYRKIFNVFGDSAMLYNAFYEGKIIASHMMIFLNGGAIYLHGGSGNEYRNVMAPFLLQWKAMQDAKERGCLWYDFGGVSTEFSKKEVQESKIKNPQNLNDWSGITLFKQGFCCKTESIQFPGTYDIVLSPWKYRVYRIINKLRKLV, from the coding sequence ATGAATGTTGATACACAGGTTTCAAATAAAAATATAGAACAAAAATTTCTCCAATCTTTTGAATGGGAACAATTTCAACAATTACTTGGAAATGAAACTTTTCGCATTAAAGAAAATTTGTTTATAGTACAAAAATTACCTTTGGTAGGAAAATACGCATATTCTCCAAGGGGGCCTATTTTTGAAAAAGAATATATCCCGACTTTACTTGTGGAAATAAAAAGAAAAGGTTTTGGATGGATTCGCATAGAACCAGAAGATGAGAATACTCGAAGACTTTTTGAAAAGACTTTGCCAAAAAATATAAAAATGTATGCAGCTTCAAAAAATGTACAACCAAAAGAAATTCTGGTAATGAATATTTCTAAAACAGAGGAGATGTTACTTAGTGAAATGAAGTCTAAAACTCGATATAATATCCGACTAGCTCAAAAGAAAGGAGTGCAAATAATAGTTTCCAATGAAAAAAAATATCAAGACCGTTTCATTGAACTTGTTTATATAACAGCTAAGCGTGCTGGTATACGACCACACACAAAAGAGCATTATAGAAAAATATTTAATGTCTTTGGTGATTCAGCTATGCTATACAATGCTTTTTATGAGGGAAAAATTATAGCTTCTCATATGATGATATTTTTGAATGGTGGAGCGATCTACCTCCATGGTGGATCAGGTAATGAATATCGAAATGTGATGGCACCATTCTTGCTTCAATGGAAAGCTATGCAAGACGCTAAGGAGCGAGGATGTTTATGGTATGATTTTGGAGGAGTGTCTACGGAGTTTTCAAAAAAAGAAGTTCAAGAATCTAAAATTAAAAATCCTCAAAATTTAAATGATTGGTCTGGAATTACATTGTTCAAGCAAGGTTTTTGTTGTAAGACCGAATCAATACAATTTCCTGGGACGTATGATATTGTTTTAAGTCCTTGGAAGTATAGAGTGTATCGAATAATAAATAAACTTCGAAAGCTCGTATGA
- a CDS encoding UDP-N-acetylmuramoyl-L-alanyl-D-glutamate--2,6-diaminopimelate ligase — protein sequence MKHFLKNLIPQSIKNIYHLIQAGIASYWYGFPSKKLKIIGITGTDGKTTTANMIAKILEKSGYRVALASTINFRINGEEEINKTKFTTQSSFEVQKFLARAYEKKCEYVIIEVSSHALDQNRLWGIHFDSAVLTNITREHLDYHKTMHSYREAKKKLFKKAHTIILNETLSDIEDFLHVFAKKKITYGIKVKSRKGNEEYIQAKNIQDHFKGSTFLIKEQLFTLHIPGIFNIENALAAIATANALEINLQNCAEALSEISEISGRMEMISNDRGIVILIDYAVTLEALNQVYSLITKSKGYARIISVFGACGDRDRGKRPLMGSIVDEYADIIILTNEDPYWENPERIIDEIEVGIQKKRKGENLFRIFDRKEAIKKALEMAKNNDFVVITGKGAEETMNVCGKMIPWNDKRVVEKILSSPKKLHKLSSK from the coding sequence ATGAAACATTTTCTTAAAAATCTCATCCCTCAATCGATAAAAAATATATATCACCTTATTCAGGCTGGAATAGCTTCCTATTGGTATGGTTTTCCTAGTAAAAAACTTAAAATTATTGGAATAACTGGAACGGATGGAAAAACAACAACTGCTAACATGATTGCTAAAATTTTGGAGAAATCTGGGTATCGGGTTGCTTTAGCGTCAACTATTAATTTCCGTATAAATGGAGAAGAGGAGATAAATAAAACGAAATTTACGACACAATCATCATTTGAGGTACAAAAATTTTTAGCACGTGCTTATGAAAAAAAATGTGAATATGTAATTATCGAGGTTTCCTCACATGCGCTTGATCAGAATCGTTTATGGGGAATTCATTTTGATAGTGCAGTTCTTACTAATATTACTAGAGAACATCTCGATTATCACAAAACGATGCATTCTTATAGAGAGGCTAAAAAGAAGCTTTTTAAGAAGGCACATACCATCATCCTTAATGAAACCCTTTCAGATATTGAAGATTTTTTACATGTTTTTGCTAAGAAAAAAATAACATACGGAATTAAAGTGAAAAGTCGAAAAGGAAATGAAGAATATATCCAGGCAAAAAATATACAAGACCACTTCAAGGGATCAACTTTTTTAATTAAGGAACAATTATTTACATTGCATATTCCAGGAATATTTAATATTGAAAATGCTTTGGCAGCAATTGCTACAGCAAATGCTTTGGAGATAAATTTACAAAATTGTGCTGAGGCTCTTTCAGAAATATCGGAAATTTCTGGAAGAATGGAAATGATTTCAAATGATCGAGGTATTGTAATTCTTATTGATTATGCCGTTACCCTCGAAGCCTTGAATCAAGTGTACTCACTCATAACAAAATCAAAAGGGTATGCAAGAATTATCTCAGTGTTTGGTGCTTGTGGAGATCGTGATCGAGGAAAACGACCCTTAATGGGATCTATTGTAGATGAATATGCTGATATAATTATTCTTACTAATGAAGATCCCTATTGGGAAAATCCAGAACGAATTATCGATGAAATAGAAGTGGGTATACAGAAAAAAAGAAAAGGAGAAAATCTCTTTCGAATTTTTGATCGAAAAGAAGCTATTAAAAAGGCTTTAGAAATGGCAAAAAATAATGATTTTGTTGTGATTACAGGAAAAGGTGCTGAAGAAACAATGAATGTTTGTGGAAAAATGATTCCATGGAATGATAAACGTGTTGTAGAAAAAATCCTTTCCTCTCCTAAGAAACTACATAAACTTTCTTCGAAATAA